The following proteins are encoded in a genomic region of Spirosoma sp. SC4-14:
- the msrA gene encoding peptide-methionine (S)-S-oxide reductase MsrA, translated as MTQKLILISGLFLGTQPLNSCQQSPTTASSEATNPIDTRLATMPSLQPGEAVATFGGGCFWAVEAEMKSLKGVRAVVSGYAGGDLDFPTYEQVGTDQTGHAESVQVYYNPKIIPYAVLLDAFFAGHDATELNRQGPDIGRHYRSVVFYRTPAEKADIEAAIRRESAKHKAPIVTQVVPFPAFYPAERYHQNYYKLHPYSLYIQLVSKPKVTKFRNRMEGWLGEN; from the coding sequence ATGACACAGAAACTGATCCTGATTTCGGGCCTGTTTTTAGGTACTCAACCCCTCAACAGTTGTCAACAGTCGCCTACCACCGCATCGTCTGAAGCAACGAATCCTATTGATACCCGGCTGGCTACTATGCCATCGCTACAGCCGGGCGAAGCTGTGGCAACCTTTGGCGGGGGATGTTTCTGGGCCGTTGAAGCCGAAATGAAGTCGCTGAAAGGCGTACGGGCCGTGGTTTCGGGCTATGCCGGTGGCGACCTCGACTTTCCGACCTACGAACAGGTTGGAACCGATCAGACTGGCCATGCTGAGTCGGTACAGGTTTATTATAATCCAAAAATTATTCCCTATGCCGTATTGCTGGATGCCTTCTTTGCCGGACACGACGCCACCGAACTCAACCGACAGGGGCCCGACATCGGCAGGCACTATCGGTCTGTGGTCTTCTACCGGACCCCGGCCGAAAAAGCGGACATTGAAGCCGCCATTAGACGCGAATCGGCAAAGCATAAAGCGCCCATCGTAACGCAGGTAGTTCCGTTCCCGGCTTTCTATCCCGCTGAACGATATCATCAGAACTATTACAAACTTCATCCGTATAGCCTCTATATTCAGCTTGTTTCCAAACCCAAGGTAACTAAATTCCGCAACCGGATGGAAGGCTGGTTGGGAGAAAACTAG
- a CDS encoding tRNA-(ms[2]io[6]A)-hydroxylase, with product MTLTTLGLELPTDPRWVNIAEMNIGDILIDHAYCEQKAASSCISLIVQYSDKEELVEVLTPVVAEEWGHFQRVLKELRKRNIPLGRQRKDEYVNQLRSRLRRSIGDPKEQLMDNLLMNALIEARSCERFKLLSEHIADESLQKFYRELMISEAGHYRNFIELAETYLPADRVRERWKEFLAVEADIMANLEVRGDRMH from the coding sequence ATGACGCTCACAACCCTTGGCCTCGAATTGCCGACTGATCCGCGTTGGGTCAACATTGCCGAAATGAATATCGGCGACATTCTGATCGATCACGCCTATTGTGAACAGAAAGCTGCGTCTTCCTGTATTTCGCTCATTGTTCAATATTCGGACAAGGAAGAACTGGTAGAAGTGCTGACTCCGGTTGTTGCCGAAGAATGGGGGCATTTTCAACGGGTGTTGAAAGAGCTGCGAAAGCGGAATATCCCGCTTGGCCGCCAGCGGAAAGATGAGTATGTGAATCAGCTGCGTAGTCGGCTGCGTCGGTCCATTGGCGATCCGAAAGAACAGCTAATGGACAACCTATTGATGAATGCGCTTATAGAAGCACGTAGTTGCGAACGCTTTAAGCTGCTATCGGAACATATTGCCGACGAAAGTCTCCAGAAATTCTACCGCGAGTTGATGATTTCAGAAGCTGGACATTACCGCAACTTTATTGAACTGGCTGAAACCTACCTGCCCGCTGACCGCGTACGGGAACGATGGAAAGAATTTCTGGCCGTTGAAGCTGATATTATGGCGAATCTGGAAGTTCGGGGCGACCGAATGCACTGA